From the Catharus ustulatus isolate bCatUst1 chromosome 15, bCatUst1.pri.v2, whole genome shotgun sequence genome, the window AACAACCCTGGCTCCCGGCTCTTCCAGCAACGCCAGAAGCGGGTGCAGCGCTTTGTCTTTGAGTATCCCAGTAGCTCCAGGCAGGTGGGTCTGAGgacagcccttccctggctctTGCAGCCTTTccagggaaggaattcctggcgGGGTCTGTGGTCAGGGTAGCCATGGTTGGCTGACTGCTATGCAGAGAtgaagggagaggagaaatgTCCTcaggtgctgggcacagagatgGGCAAACCTGGGGTTCAATATCCACCAAAGAGGAAAGGGATGGTGCTGATCCCCCTCTTCACCCACTCActgtctcctgcagctcccagggcaaaGGGCAGGTGGCTCACACCACACTGGGAAAGGTGATCTAGAAGGAACAGTGAATGAACAGATGGTGAGTAGATGGAAGAAGCTCTGAGTTGTTTTTAACCATGCCCAAGTCCCAAATGAGGCAGGGGAAGCTCCCCTGTGCCTGTTAACTCTCCCCTCCACAGGCAGGGGAGAATGCTGGGGGCCAGGAGAATTATCATTCCGAGCTCCATGTAGCAGCATCACCCCAAGGTGGCCCCCCAGAAGTACCCAAGAAGTCAGAGAAGGTCTTGCACATGAGCAAAGTCCTGAACCCCAGTGCCCTAGCCCCAGGTAAGTCAATGCTTCCTTGCACCTGAATCCAACACTGCTGTGATCTCAGCAACATGGGGCTGGAGGCAgtgagctgctgcttgctgcGGGGTCTACCCAACCCTCCCCCAGACACAAATATCTCTATATATAGATATGTTATAGATGTGCATTCCTGCCCCAGTAACAGGTCTTCCATGGCCATGCAGAGGTTGGGccattccagccccctgcccagcgTGGCTGTGGccccagcagctcacactgtcTGTCCCCTGCACAGGGTACTCGAGCCCCCTCAAAGAAATCCCCCACGAGAAGTTCAATGTCACTGCCATCCCCAAGGGCTACCAGTCCCCATGGCAGGAGCTCTTTGGTGACAAGAATGATGCTGTGCATGGCAAGAACCCCCCACCCATGAGACCCCCTGCGTGGGACTTCAGGAGCTTCAACAGGTAACGGGGCAGACACCACCAGCCCTTGGCCAAGCCCTTCAGCCTTGAGGGCCACCCACCATCCTGCCAGGGAAACAACCCTTCATGCCAGACCCACAGGGGCACAGCAAGGGCTCAGGATGCTCTTTTCCTAATCAGGAGCTCCTCTGTGGTTCCCTGCAAAGGttcctgcctccagcagctctcccccAGATCTCTGAGCTCTGCTACTGGGCTCACACAGCCTTAAGCAGCTTGATCTCACTGGGTAACCTCAGGGATGCAATTTGGGAGGACCAATTCTTACAGGCATGGTCCTGGAGAAGGAATcactcctgctcccagctgggctccGGTCTCAGCCGGGTGGAGGAAGGACACAGTGCCAAGTCTCTTTCCTAATTTCCTTAAGGTATTcaagcagctgctggaagcagtgGGGGTATAAGGTTAATCTTACCGCAGAGTGCTAAGAGGTCACCAGATTCCTTCCAAACACCTGCTCAAGCCCAAAGCCTCCAGGCCAGGGGGTTTCTGGTGGCTCAGCCTGGCAAGGTCTGTACCCTGTGGCTGTTTCTGATGGAGCACAGCTGGTGTGTCCTCACACCTCCAAATTACACTGGGGTCAAGGGTGGGACCCTGGAGCAAAGGCTGCCAACACAGATCTCATTTCTGGAAAGGTGATGGTGGGGATCCAGGAGATGGAGATGTGGTAGTAGCAAAGCGTCAGATTTCTGTTCTGCATGGCAGAATAATAAGAACTGGTCTTTTAAGCTGAACATCATCCCAGGGAATCAGCAAAAGGAGTCCTGTCTGCCCTCCTTCCTGAAAGCCTCTGTGATGAGGATGGAATTACATTGGCTTTGGTGGCCTGGTCAAAGTCACCTTCCATCAGGCAAGTTCCCATTGGAGTTTCCCCCcgggacacagcacagctccccagcagaCCATGTGCCAGCACCCACCCCAGGACTGGATCTGAGGCGTGGGGGACACGACTGCTGTGTTTCAGTACTTGGCAGAGGGGCACCACAACCCCACCTTGTGGGAAAAGCCATCCTAAAGGGCAGAGATGGGCCTGGCCACCACTGTCCCtttgctgctctcctccccCTCAACCCTGGGGCTTTGCCATGTGGCTCTCCTTGAGGAGTCAGAGCCAAGGAGGTACTGCagggggagaaggagctgctgcagacacTTGGCTCTTTTCTTTCAACATTTAGCCATGTTCCTGCCTCAGGATTTATTTATGGACAGGGACTGAAGCAAGGGCATGTTTCTGAATAATATTCTACCCTGTACCATTTCTCCCCTCTCACATGCTGCCTTTCTATTTAAAGTCTTCAACTGTAATTTAATACAGATGGATGCTAAATTAACTCCAAGCCTCTTACCACCTCCTCTAATTCTTCAGTGAGGCAGAAAGATTCAGAAAGCCAGTCTTCTTTTAACTGGCTTTTGTATCACTTCTCAGTTCAAATaccaaaccacagaaaaacaaactttttgGAACAAACTGGCTATCGAAAAGCCAGTGGTCTTGCCTAAGGCTAGCTGAATCCAAGCACAGCTCTCATGGGTCACAGAGTAAGGGCAAATCCACCATCTCCACAGCAATTGTGTTACAGCAGGCAGATTTATCCCCAGTTTTAAACATTCAGACTGTGATGCAAAAACCTGTGCCACCTTGCTAAGGTGTGCTGCCTTAAGAGAGAGTAAAAACCAAACTTTGACAAAGACTCTCATTTCCCAAAAGAAAGTTTCTAGAACAAACTTCTCTGATTTGCCTTTCCCCctcttatttcttctttgttgCAAAACAGTGCCACGTTATTCATGTTCTAGCAGTGCTTCCCAAAGCAAACATTCCCAGTTTTGTCTCATTGATAGCTCAGCCCCCATGTGCTGCTCCAAAACCAACATTCTTGCCTTTTTGGGGGCTGGCACACTCTTCCCCAGTCCTTTTCCACATTTCTCCAGAAAGAGATGACAGCTCTTGCCcccacactgctcctgctgttAGTCATTGTTCATGAGGAGCTGTCCCAAAAGGCGGGATGGAGCCAGGGCCAATAGAGCTGCAAGTGCTAATGATCCAGAGCAGCCCTCAGACTCAGCCCTCTGCAGGACACAGGAGCTGCACATGAGGCACTCTGAGACCAGGGGTTTGTCACTGGTATTTGAATCTAAGCCCTTCCACGTGCAGAACACTTCCACCAACACCCAGGCACCAAACCCCACTCTCCAGCCTTGCCAAAGCTTGAGCTGAGGTGGGCTCTGTACCAGAGAACCACCTcgctgggctggcagggctctgacAGTGTCctggggaggaagagaagggTTGCCATTTCTAACAGGCATTGCTACATTGTGCTGGACTCAGTAAATCCAGACTTATATTTTCTAACACCTTTACAACATGCCCAACCTCTCCTTGTGACTGTGTCCTTCTTTTTGTGCTGCAGGACACCGGCCCCATTTGACAGGGCGTTGGTTGGTGAGCTGTTCTCTTTGCCCACCGTAGAGCTGGATAACCTGAGTGTGTTGGAGGTGATTTCCCACAGGCCCAACTTCAACAGGgtggcccagggctgggtgcgGATCCTGCCGGAGAGCGAAGAGCTGTAGGACGTGTGCTCCCTTCCCCTTGGCCACGGATGGTTCCCTCACTGGACTCTGACACTcacaggggagaggagaggggcagATATCCTTTGTGAAAGCTCAGCTGGTGGGCTTGGGTTGTCATCTTCGAATGAGGTTTGAATGAGCTCGAGTGTGGGACCATTCTGAATTCCCCTTGCAGTCAGTGCCAACAGACAAGTCCTCACTGTTAATCCAGCAGATCCCCGCAAGCTCCCGTACAAAACATCCCGGACAGCCTGTCCTCTTCCCTGCCTCATGGaaatcagcagcactgccagctgcaACACACCAAGCTGCCTCACTGCATCCTCGCTGACACACAAGACCTGCTTGGACAGCTGGTGCTTTTGCAGAGAAATTCCATCTTCAGGACAAGCCTGCATCTGTCATTCCAGTCAGCACGCAGAGAGGAGGGGATAATGGAAGAGCAGTAGCAAAACAAGTTACTTGAAGCATTGGCATGTTTAAAGCAGCTACCTTGAGCTTGGCTGgacaacaaaaacaaatgaagGAGTGGGAATCTACTTGTTTACCAACACAGCATGGCCAtgacagagaggagaggaacGCTGGGAATTGGAAACTTGTGCCCTGTTTTCCATGAGCTACTGCCTAGCACTTGGCAGCTATTTTCCCCTTCCTACTGCTCTTTGCATGTCTTGCTTGAACATCTAATCCAGGCTCTCTGAGTGACAGATTTGCTTCATGTAGTTGGTCAAGGATCAACTGCCTGGACTCACTGCCCAGCAGAACCACAGCAGTGTGAGGACGCTGCCAGGGTGTTCTGGTAACTTCAACACcagtgagaaggaaaagcagcatggcTGTGCCTCCAGAGCAAGCACAAGCTTCCCTGTGAACATGAAAATCAGCAGTGAGGATCCAACTACACCAACATTTTCAGCAGTGAGACACAGTGGGACATGCAGCTAACAACAGCCTACAGTTACCAGAACATCTGGGGAACCCTACCCACAAAAACCTCTGACTCAACACAGGTTTCCTTCAATTGCTTTTGTCAGGTTCTGAGTGTTACCCTTTCTTATACTCCCAAAAGCACCAGGataaaagtttctttttccaCCATTGTGGTTAAATAGGACAAGTAAGTGTTGTGGTAAAAATGCAGTTAGCATTTTTTTGAAGTTTGTAAGGCTGTGCAGAGCAAATCCCATGCAGGGATTCTGCTGCCACAATATATCATTCAGGTGGGAAGCTTTCATTACTCTGTTTCCCACAGAAGCAAGAGGGGGcaagcaaacagaaagaaaaatggttgTTCCTTAGAAACAATAAATCTATGATGCTtaactgctgccctgctccatttcccttctctttgtCCATCATCTGCAGAATCTAGGCACTCTGGATAACTGGCTGGAAATAATAAATAGATTGGGATGATGTGAAGCCTTCTGCATTCCAAATCTGTCACAGCCCTCACAGGTCCTGGCTGAGGACACTGGGCCAGTGCAGTGGCAAAAGCCACAGCCCTCCCATCCACAAGCAGCCTCTGCTGTCCAACACCACCCTGGGACAGCTTTCTCCTGACAGAAGCTGTATTAATTACTCACACCTAAAGCCCTGCTCTTTCTCCAAAGCCAGCCTGTGGTGCCACAAGGGCTACACCTCCTCTgacagcctggcagagcaggcacCATGATGGGATCTAAAAGTAGACACGTCTGTCCTTGCCCATGTAGGTTCTTGCTTGTGGCAGCAGTCACATAAAAATCAGACCAAGTCCTCAGACATTGCACTCCAGGAAGCTGGGTCAAAGCATGGCgttgaaaaattcaaatatttttatgtactttaaaaaaaataagcaaatgaaGCTTCAGAACAGGCCACATCCTGTTTTGAAGACATGCACAGATGCACTGCACAGAAGTTAATATGGAGATAAGCCTAAAATCCTTCAGCCACATGGACACAGACCTCACTGCAGCAGATTGGTGAGGCTACCACTTCACTTGCAGTACAGAAAAGTTTCACATCTTATCAAAGCAAGATAAAGTGGGACCCATGTCACAAGGTAAGGGGATGCTGTTTTACAGGCCTTGAGagccccaaatctcccccagagcagctgcaaatgcatcctgccccaccctgcagctgcaggcagcacaagcccaggctctggggctgggggctgtcacctggctaaatCACCAACTGCTGACCTGTCACTCAACATCATGCCCACACTGCCTGGGGGCTGCTCACTTGACCCAGAAGTTGTCTTGCTCAGGGTGTGCAGGATTAGAAGTGATGCACTTaagggtttgttttcttgtcttttttaaattgagaaatcaggaaaaaggagggaggaaaattcTGTGTAGTGGTGAGGCCAAGGCATGGGTTTGGCAGATCTGACGAACTCGTTTTCCAACTCCTATTCAGTCCTGGTTTAATACCTCATTAGAATAATACATCATTAGTTACCTCACAGAGAAGAGTCTCTGGTTACATTTTAACAGTCCATAACATTCCAACTGAAGATATCAAAAGAGCTTGAagagggtttggttttgtttttccagaagttTATTTCAAAAGTGTGCCAATGGGATACACAGATAGCACTGTAATTCTGGTACCCCAGACCCACAGACCCCCGCCAGCCCTTCTGTCTGTCCCCCACCCACCCCCCACACTAATAGAAAGACCTGGGACGTATCAAGAACCCGATTATAAGTGGAGACATGGAGCTCAACTTGCCCTGTGGCTGCAAGCAGCGAAATAAGGCGTCTCTAGCTCACCCACAACTCAACATATGGTGCTACCATGGTAACtagaaaataacatttacttCAAGGATGAGGGTGGCAGGGCGTGCTAGGGgctgctgtgctttcctgcATGGGCACCCATCCTCTGGGGATCCTGGGACGGGTAATGGATGGGGCCTGGGGCTCTCATGAAGGGAGGTGGGGGTCCCATGGCGTGGAACATGTGTGGTCCAAAACCTGCAGAAACAAAAGTTGGCAGCTTCAGGCAAAGCACCAGAAAACCTGATGTGTATGTACTGCTGCTTCAAAGTACTGACACCACAGCTGGCTGACAGCTGTGCCTCACAAATGTGCACATCTCCCATCTCCCCAAACTCCTGCCCCTCTTTTCAGTTCAACTAGGGCAAATCCCCACTCAACACACACTCTTACAAATGAAAGCTAGTGGAGGGATCAAGCAGGTGTCTGTAATACCCATCTAAATGTTTTCTACTCAACCACAGGGCAGAGCAAATACATCTACAGGAGtccaaaattccattaaaaaataaaagcatctcTGGATAGATATACAGAGAGGCAAGGACATGTTGGCATTCAACCAGCTGCAAAATTACCCTTTGAAGTTCAGGTTATTGTGGCATTTACACAGCCAGCAAAGCACTGACTAGGTCTCAGTACCAGTAACAGGCATCTCCAACATGCCTGGGAATTTGCAAGCAAATACCAACCACAACAGGCAGCTCAGTTTAATTAAACTGTGCTGACAGCGCAGTTTAGATCATCCGTTTACACTATGTGATCAGGGATGAGGAAAATCAGCTCAGGGCATGCATCAGTGGTGCAGTAAGGCCTGGCAAGGAGGAAGAGACCGTCTAACACTGAATTTCACACCCCCACTTGAGAGGGAAACACAGGTACCTGGAGGCGGTGGTGGAGCAATGccaggaggaggtggcagggcAATGTTCACCACAGCTGAAGGGCCACTTGGAGGTAGATTGAAGTAATTTGCAGAAGCCTCCtcttctgcagctggaggagggggGAGGGCTGCAGAAAAAGTACATGTGGTTATGGAAAATCTCTCAGGCAAAACAAGCAGAGGTGCCTGCCTTCAGAGATGGAGCACAACCCGTGCTTTCACAAGGGCACACTGCTGCTACTATTGCATGGATGAACTGGACTGAGAACAGAACTGCCCTGAAACTCCAGTCACCAATTTCCTTTATCTGAAACCAGCTTTGCATTGTCCATCACACAACACTCAGTGGACTAAGATATCGCTAAAAGTGTGGGCTGTCAGTATCTCTGACCTAAGTAAGTTGAATTCAGCTTTAACGTTTCATTCATCACATAAAGAACTGTCTTTTCATCAAGGATTTGCTTCTAGACAAAGCTCATCTCCCATCCAGCTGGATCTGCTGCAAGCCTACCATAACTGCTCTGGGCTTACCACTGCCTCTATCATCCTGAACTGTCACTGCTCCCAGAAGTTTCACAGCAGCCTCGCTCATGAAAGTGGGTCAGCATTCAGTTTCAGAGATGAATACAACTCCCTTACCTCCAGGAAGTCCTGGAACTGGCTCCAGCTTTATCCCGGATTCTGTAGTGCCTTCcttgtccttttcttttcctcttgctgcCTGGGACCTGAAAGACAGAAGTTTGAGAACAAGgataagaaaagcaggagatATTTACACCACAGTGGCTTCACATTATCTATTCCAGATCCATTTCTTCAGGTCAAAGATGAAAAACTCACAGAACATCACACAGATGGTACCAAGTTTGCAAACAGTTTTTATAGGAGATGGACTTGGAGCAAATCCACTGAAACTCATCCATAATCCTCAACCAAGAAATCCCTTATGCTGCTTGTGTAATCTCCAAGTCAGATCCCACTggtaaaaagaaaactaaaatgcaAGAGGACCCCAACTATTTACCAAACAAGTATCTACTTCTGCATAATACCCAATCCTGCTAAAGACACTAAACTGGGAGAAGAACTTTGTAGATCCTCCAGGCTCCCTCCCCCCACATTTACCTTCCCCATTTGACGTTGAGCCTGCGGCCATTGACAATGAGTTTATTGAAGGATTTCTCAGCAGCCACCTCTGCAGCCTGTCTGGTGGCAAACTGGATGAAAGCACATTGCTGCCTCTGCACCACTGTTATCGTCCGGATCTCCCCAAACTGGTAAAAGTGATTTCTGTATGGGACAAAAAAATTGTTATGATAGCCCGCTCCTCCTAGTCACAGGGTATAGGGCATGTGAAATAGGCATGCTCAGAAACTTTCTCTTATCCATCATCTGTTCACACTAATCATTAGAAATCAATAATCAATCAGTTAATCACAATTAGCTCTCCATGCAATTATGGTGCAATAAAAGCTCTGCAACAGCTTCTCTCAGTAGCTAGCTAGAGGATACAGTATTTCCTTGTAAAAAGGATTACACAGTATCCCAAACAGCTCAAAGGGATGACTCATCTTTAAAGAGCTACATTTTAATCAAAGCATTTGAAACGTGCCTGTTTGTTCTCCAACAAGCTCCTACTCCTCTGCACTTACCCACCAACCAGttccccattaaaaaaatgaaactcagATTTATTTCTGATCCTCACATGAAGAGTCATTATCAAAGTGTCAAACAAAAAGGCAAGGGCAATACAAATTCACCAACATACCTGAGATCTGATTCAGTGATGGTATCTCCAAGCCCTCCAACATACAGTGTAGTAATAGTCTTGTCTTCAGGAGGATCTAGACGAGGCATGGTTGATGCTCGTTTCAGAAGTTTGTCAGCCACAGGATCATTAATTCCATAGTAACGATCTTTGATGTTCTGGTCGGCCAGAGGATCATCTGGATCTGTAGGTTTCTCATGTCTAAGGTtcagcaaacacagcattttATAACTGGGATAAGGGATGACTGAACAGATTAAAATTACTGTAGCTGCCAGTTTCCCAAGCCCTCAGGTCAATTATATCCTTAACCCTGTCCACACAGACCCGCCAAAATGGAACAAAGCCCTGAAAacttcagctgcagccaggactgCGTCAAGGTCTGAATGAATGGCGCTTCTGAGAGCTCAACACTCAGTACTGCAAAACACAAGAGCTGGGTTTGAAACAGGCTCTTGTTCAAATACAAAGACCTCTGCTTCAGGGGACTGATGccacaaaggggaaaaattgaCTACACAAGAGGACAGCTGCAGTGACTGCTTTGGCAAAGGACACAGCCAACTTCTCACAAACCAACTTGCCACCACAGAGATTCATTTGCTGGCACTGGACGCAAGTTTTGCCTTGACCCAAATCACTGCAGTGTCTCCTGtccactgcagcatctccaAGAGAAGCTGCATTAGATCATGGTGACCAGATGGACTGTGCAAGATGTGTCTGTACCTGTAGGGACactcctctcctctcttgcACTCCCCTTTTACCCAGAAGGAACAGATGTGAGGACGGTTGCGTTTGTAGTAGGGAGTTGTTCGGGCCAGCTTCAGCAGCATGTCACTGGTGGAAGTAGCTTTTCCTAGTGCACCAACTGGTCTAGTGCCATCAGAATTGGCTATCTAAAAGCATACAGAACACAAATAATTATGTGTATATCAGCACTGAACACCAACAGAATCAGAGCAAGCAAGTGGTTTTAAGAGAAGCTAGGTCACtgctcccctttcctccccacaCAGCCACACAAAAAGCGTGATCATGGCTGGCTACACTTACCTCTCGCTCCATGTTCTGGGTGTAGTATTCTTTATTGACATCAGATTTAGGCATTTCATCCTTAAGGGAGAGTCCTGCATCCCGGACTTGGATAGGCAAacctgaaatgaaacaaaaaaaccccaaccaatccatatgaagaaaaagcaaaaatagtgATTTCTGCAAGAGGTAAATcatctgctgctcagggaaacCACTCTGCCCTCAAACCTCTGAAGAGACATGGTCACCAAgacctgtttttttctgtccacTGCCAATCACATGCACATATTTAAAGTGATTTCACCAACTCCCACTTCAGAGGGCAGCTGCTTGTCTGGGATCAGGTTTTAGGGTACACACCATATTCCAGGTCGAGCAGGCAGGTCTGACAGACATTCTTCAGCTTGCTGCAGGTCTGGCACACTTCTGTCTTCTTGAAACGCATGCGCACCCCAGGGCACCAGCGGAACACCGTGAACGGCCTGGCACAAATCTGGGACAGAAAGGTGGCACTTGGTTCACTCTGCACAGAGCTACCATTGTGCTTCTTGCAtggaaacaaactccaaacttaTATATTCTCTTCAAACCATAAATACCATAAAGCTAAGACTCAGAGCTCAGGAAATACCTGTTTCTATTTGGTGCTTTACTTTGACAGGAGGAAGTTTTAGGGAAGatagttttttgttgttgcttttatttattgcaaTAACCCAAGTGCAGATCTACTCAAAGATACATAAATTCTCTTTGATTCCAGATGATGTCAGTGTGGAGCTCCTAGAGATGAATTACAGCAATGGGTACATCAGgcaccagcagagcagcaacCCAGGAGACGTTATGACAGGTTTGGTGCAGAAAACTGCTCCTCCCTCTTCTCTCATGGAATGATGCATTTACTTCCTCTGCATGTACAGCTTGAGTACATAACACAATCTCAATCTGTACAGACTCCAAATTACTCCTTTTCTCTACCTCAGATGAAAAGTGATAGGAGGGCAAAAACCTCCTTTAATTTCTCTCAGTCCAGACAACACTGAGTATTTCTTGCTCTTGGAAATAACCGTGGCTTATTTCTTAGACAGCCAACACAAATCACCCAACAGCCATGAATAACATACACAGTAAAACTCACACTCCAAGTATTTTGCACTTTTCAGTACAAACAATAAacatgcagaagaaaacaaggacCATTCAAAGTGCTGCAATAACTTCAAATACAGTAGAACAGTATTTACAAAACCACATCCTGATAAACATGAAGGTTTTTTAGACAGATTTAGGATATGCTCAataattttactatttttggACCAACTGACTTTGTCTAACAAGCACAGTTGTCCGACCTAAAAATTTATTCAGTTACATAAACATTTTAAGTTAACCCAGATAAGCACTCTTCTGAAGCTGACAggtttttaataattaaaatgtattattcCTAGATCTGCAcctattttgacattttttcttcaaaacgCACAAACATACCTTGCattcttttccatatttttctttggtctgaaatattaaaaaaaaaagaaaaggaaacatgaaATATCACCAATTCAacataaaatatgaaacatATAATTGATGTTATAACAAAGCAGGTTTTTTCATAATTATGCTGCATTTAGACTCATTCACCCCTGCATATTTGGCTCACATCTTGGAAAGTCAACAGGATAAAAACCAGGAATCCTAAATACCCTCAATACACTTTTGGTTTAGaaactttcattaaaaacagaGTACTTTAAACCCCACTTCGTGTACATATGAAAGGTGAGAATTAAAAGGAGCATTAATAGttctttttaaggaaagatGATGTTACATGAAATAAGCTCATGGAAACAAACAAGTTTTGAAATATCCCCTATAGTAGCATCAGGGTTATGTTTCCTAAGTACAACCCAATCTCTCTCAGCAGACTTTGTGGAACACAAATGTGCAGGAGATAGTATCAGTGCAGGTCATAGACAACCACACCAGGCagagaaaaccaacaaaacgTGGACTGACTCACCCTGTACAgaacaaaccaaagaaaaaaaataggaactTAAACTACCTCATAAATCACCTTTAACTTTAGAGGTGTATGTTCCTCACATCTAAGAAATTGTGCTAATTAGAATTCCAGCAGCTCACAGTTCTCCATGCTGGAGTTTGCCAGTactaaaacttcattttctacTATTTCCTGCACTCCAGACATTGGACTGTGtcatcttcctctcctttttgaTTGATTTGTTCTTAAATCACACCCCTAACCATGATATTACACACCAAAACGGTTGGGACCAGATCCTCTCGTGCAGAACCAGCTGTTGAGGAGTGTGTGTTCAATTCAGCATCTCCTCCTGCACCCAGTCCTATTTTAGTCCCCAAACCCACAGTTTTAGGGCCAccacagagagaaggaaggacTGCAGGGTCCAACAGGCACATACCATCCGAATATAGGGATTTTCTCCAAGACATGTCTGGCACAGGATAGGGAAGTCCTGAATCGAGCAAGAAGAAAATCGGGAATTTATAATAAGTTCTACCATCACAACAGCATTCAAGTCACACTCTGAAAAATGATCTAGTTTAACTCATCAGACAGATTAAAAGATGCAAATGGATTCAGAGACACTGAGAGAGATGCAAGCCACGACCCAGGTCCAAATTGTTACAGAATGATAATCTGGTAGCTATTGTAGTTTGGAGTAAAACTCAGAATAACCAAATAAAAACTGTATTCTTGAGATCTGAACCTGTCAGTGCCTGGACTGCAGCAGGTGACATCGGCCCCGTTATCCCTCAGCAGCGATTGTCTGCACTGGGCCCACTCGGGAGAGGCTTCAGCTCGAAGGGACGCGGCCACGGGCACACGAggggcccagctcagcccccgcACCGCGGTACGGGAAGGAGCGGCGGGGCAGCGCGTTCCCTTTGCGCTGTGAGGGCCGGGgaactgcagcagagccctcccGGGCGGCTCAATCCCACGTGGCGGGTCCTCACGGAAGGGGGCGGACCCCCAGGACAGGTCCGGGTCCCCACGGAATGCAGTGGGTCACCAGAGAAGGTAGCGGGTCCCCAGGGAAGGTCCcagccccggggccgcccccccgCACTCCCATCGCCTCGCGGCCTTGCCGCCCCGCACGCTCCCGCGGAAAAGCAGGGCCCCGCCAGCCCAAGCCCTCTCTCCCCAGCTGTCCCGGCCCTTCGCGACCGCCCCCGCTCACCGCATCCTCCCAGTTCTGCCGGTTGTAGGTGTTGGAGCCCAGCGATGTGGACATGGCGCCTCCGCTCCACTGCCGGCAGGCGGCGGCCGGAAGTGACGCCACTTCCACCGCCGCCGTGACGGAAAAGGCGGGCTGAGGGGCGGTGACGTCACAGCGACGCGGCCG encodes:
- the MYOZ3 gene encoding myozenin-3, with protein sequence MFPCLVSLLEYLFLPARQDPPASNRAAPGAQQHVMAIMRRGPEDASSEPQLDLGKKMSTTQDLMIEELSLPNNPGSRLFQQRQKRVQRFVFEYPSSSRQLPGQRAGGSHHTGKGDLEGTVNEQMAGENAGGQENYHSELHVAASPQGGPPEVPKKSEKVLHMSKVLNPSALAPGYSSPLKEIPHEKFNVTAIPKGYQSPWQELFGDKNDAVHGKNPPPMRPPAWDFRSFNRTPAPFDRALVGELFSLPTVELDNLSVLEVISHRPNFNRVAQGWVRILPESEEL
- the RBM22 gene encoding pre-mRNA-splicing factor RBM22; protein product: MSTSLGSNTYNRQNWEDADFPILCQTCLGENPYIRMTKEKYGKECKICARPFTVFRWCPGVRMRFKKTEVCQTCSKLKNVCQTCLLDLEYGLPIQVRDAGLSLKDEMPKSDVNKEYYTQNMEREIANSDGTRPVGALGKATSTSDMLLKLARTTPYYKRNRPHICSFWVKGECKRGEECPYRHEKPTDPDDPLADQNIKDRYYGINDPVADKLLKRASTMPRLDPPEDKTITTLYVGGLGDTITESDLRNHFYQFGEIRTITVVQRQQCAFIQFATRQAAEVAAEKSFNKLIVNGRRLNVKWGRSQAARGKEKDKEGTTESGIKLEPVPGLPGALPPPPAAEEEASANYFNLPPSGPSAVVNIALPPPPGIAPPPPPGFGPHMFHAMGPPPPFMRAPGPIHYPSQDPQRMGAHAGKHSSP